Proteins co-encoded in one Athene noctua chromosome 34, bAthNoc1.hap1.1, whole genome shotgun sequence genomic window:
- the LOC141972608 gene encoding zinc finger protein RFP-like codes for MAGRNPVESLRSEASCSICLGYFREPVSIHCGHNFCRACIARCWEGLEAPFSCPQCRQTTLQKSFRPSRELANIAEIARQLSRRGGRGGEGEGGGRGGENLCRQHQEALKLFCKEDQRPICVVCDRSQAHRSHAVLPVEQAAQEYKEEIQARLQALKEEREKYLQSRKTGARKSLYLGKTKSEGKKTVCEFEQLHQFLKDQEHLLLTQLADLDRAITRVQEEAVAKVSEEMFHLDTMIWEMEGKFQQPASEFLQDIRRLLDSCEMMKFIPPVEISSDLERRLEDFVQKNVVVRGTLRECQDNLMFKLQEPTNVTLDPATAHPNLHLSEDQKQARGQLRQRDLPDNPERFDFEPCVLGCQGFTSGRHFWEVEVGQGGVWALGVARASLKRKGPMSFTPKEGVWALEAYHSLVSPRTNLRLNPLPRRIWVSLDYEGGRVAFFSADDDTPILVYTRASFNGERVFPWFKMGIGARLQEITQTQPSEDQPTGGQLMSPLDWVGFRFPLRICP; via the exons ATGGCGGGGCGGAACCCGGTGGAAAGTTTGCGCAGCGAAGCTTCTTGTTCCATCTGCCTGGGTTATTTCCGAGAGCCCGTCTCCATCCACTGCGGCCACAATTTTTGCCGGGCGTGCATCGCCCGCTGCTGGGAAGGGCTGGAGGCCCCTTTCTCCTGCCCCCAGTGCAGGCAGACGACTTTGCAGAAGAGTTTCCGACCCAGCAGAGAACTGGCAAACATCGCCGAAATCGCCCGGCAGCTGAGCCgacgaggaggaagaggaggagaaggagaaggaggaggaagaggaggagaaaatttgTGCAGGCAGCACCAGGAGGCTCTGAAGCTCTTCTGCAAGGAGGACCAACGGCCCATCTGCGTGGTGTGCGACCGCTCCCAGGCTCACCGCTCCCACGCCGTGCTCCCCGTCGAACAAGCCGCCCAGGAGTATAAG gaaGAAATCCAAGCCCGCCTACAAGCTttaaaggaggagagagaaaaatacctgcaaagcagaaaaactgGAGCGAGGAAGAGCTTGTACCTG GGCAAAACCAAAAGCGAAGGGAAGAAGACAGTGTGTGAATTCGAGCAATTGCACCAATTTTTGAAGGACCAAGAGCACCTCCTCCTGACCCAGCTGGCAGACCTGGACCGGGCCATCACCAGGGTCCAGGAGGAAGCGGTGGCGAAGGTCTCGGAGGAGATGTTCCACCTCGACACCATGATCTGGGAGATGGAAGGGAAATTCCAGCAGCCGGCGAGTGAATTCCTGCAG GACATCAGAAGACTCTTGGACAG TTGTGAGATGATGAAGTTCATCCCTCCGGTGGAGATTTCCTCCGATCTGGAGAGAAGGCTCGAGGATTTTGTTCAGAAAAACGTGGTCGTGAGAGGCACGCTGAGGGAATGCCAAG ACAACCTGATGTTTAAATTGCAAGAGCCAA CCAACGTGACCCTGGACCCGGCCACGGCTCACCCCAACCTTCACCTCTCCGAGGACCAAAAACAAGCCAGGGGCCAGCTGAGGCAGCGGGACCTCCCGGACAACCCGGAGAGATTTGACTTTGAACCCTGCGTGCTGGGTTGCCAGGGCTTCACCTCAGGGAGACATTTttgggaggtggaggtggggcaggggggtgtctGGGCGCTGGGCGTGGCCCGAGCATCACTCAAGAGGAAGGGACCGATGAGCTTCACCCCCAAGGAGGGGGTCTGGGCGCTGGAGGCTTATCACTCCCTCGTATCCCCCCGCACCAACCTGCGCCTGAACCCGCTTCCCAGGAGGATATGGGTTTCCTTGGACTATGAAGGGGGGCGGGTGGCATTTTTCAGCGCAGACGATGACACCCCCATCTTGGTTTATACCAGAGCCTCCTTCAACGGGGAGAGGGTCTTCCCCTGGTTCAAGATGGGGATTGGGGCTCGTTTGCAAGAAATCACCCAAACCCAACCATCGGAGGATCAGCCCACGGGCGGGCAGCTGATGTCCCCCCTGGACTGGGTAGGGTTCAGGTTTCCCCTCCGGATTTGTCCTTGA
- the LOC141972541 gene encoding E3 ubiquitin-protein ligase TRIM39-like: MGPGGRIGRCTLRGLGGHELFLLPQLQDLKNEIEKRQAKNATKLSQEIPQLDTPTRRREEKKQPVSEFSQCGKMTFQLPGDISPESEERICHFSWRNSTLKETLKKLQAIVTLDPNTAHPDLILSEDRKSVRRGEGQRDLPDNPERFDYWPFVLGCQGFVAGRHCWEVEVGDGGDWAVGVARESIRRKGHLSLCPQGGIWGVEKWGGQIRALTTRKVTLLPLRWVPRRVSVHLDYAGGTVAFFDADEGGLMFIFSRASFTGERVRPWLWVVGARSQLRLCP; this comes from the exons ATGGGGCCAGGAGGAAGGATCGGCCGGT GCACGCTGCGGGGCCTAGGAGGACACGAGCTCTTCTTGCTGCCGCAGCTGCAAGACTTGAAAAATGAGATTGAGAAGAGGCAGGCAAAAAACGCCACCAAACTCTCGCAGGAGATTCCGCAGCTGGACACCCCGACGCGAAGGCGAGAAGAGAAGAAGCAACCGGTGAGCGAATTCAGCCA ATGTGGGAAAATGACTTTCCAGCTGCCAGGGGATATTTCCCCAGAGTCGGAAGAGAGAATCTGTCACTTCTCGTGGAGGAACAGCACTCTGAAGGAAACGCTGAAGAAGCTACAAG CCATCGTGACCCTGGACCCCAACACGGCTCATCCCGACCTCATCCTCTCCGAGGACCGTAAGAGCGTGAGACGCGGGGAAGGGCAACGGGACCTGCCAGATAACCCGGAGCGATTTGACTACTGGCCCTTCGTGTTGGGTTGCCAGGGTTTCGTGGCCGGCCGGCATtgctgggaggtggaggtgggcGACGGGGGGGATTGGGCTGTGGGGGTGGCCCGGGAGTCCATCCGTCGGAAGGGGCATCTCAGCCTCTGCCCCCAAGGGGGGATCTGGGGGGTGGAGAAATGGGGGGGACAAATCCGGGCGCTCACCACCCGCAAGGTGACCCTCCTACCCCTCCGCTGGGTGCCCCGGCGGGTCAGCGTCCACCTGGACTACGCCGGAGGGACGGTGGCTTTTTTTGATGCCGATGAAGGGGGGCTCATGTTTATTTTTTCACGTGCCTCATTCACAGGGGAGAGGGTCCGCCCGTGGCTCTGGGTGGTGGGGGCCAGGTCGCAGCTCAGGTTGTGTCCCTGA
- the LOC141972611 gene encoding zinc finger protein RFP-like codes for MAAPSPTAGLPSEASCPICLEYFQDPVSIHCGHNFCRACITRCWEWSTTNFTCPRCRETAPERNLRPSRELARVLEIAKRLSLQAARGETVEEEGCEKHREPLKIFCKDDEAFICVICRESRAHRAHTMLPVQDAVQEYKGEIQARLQALKEDRDKLLGFREVEMRRNGEYLEKTEAERQRVFSKFEALRLFLEDHACHLLAQLGGLERDIEKIQEENITSLTKEISCLDTLIQEMEEKCQQPASEFLQDIRSTLSRFEKENFQQPPLLLPELEKKISHFREKNIALEETLRTFQDILMFELPEKMRVTLDPSTAHPQLVVSADGRSVRWEDARQDPPPEGSGTDPCVLGCEGITSGRCCWEVEVTPKGSWAVGVARASLKRREETPASPEPELWSMGLCEGQFWALTSIERIPLYQIQVPKRVRVALDYEKGQVAFFDADKRALIFTFPAASFKGDSVHPWFLVWSEGSQLTLCP; via the exons ATGGCTGCGCCGAGCCCCACCGCAGGGCTCCCCAGCGAAGCCTCCTGCCCCATCTGCCTGGAATATTTCCAAGACCCCGTTTCCATCCACTGCGGTCACAATTTCTGCCGGGCGTGCATCACCCGCTGCTGGGAGTGGTCCACGACGAATTTCACTTGCCCGCGGTGCCGAGAGACTGCGCCGGAGAGAAACTTACGGCCCAGCCGGGAGTTGGCGCGGGTGCTGGAAATCGCCAAGAGGTTGAGTTTGCAGGCGGCCAGAGGGGAGACggtggaggaggaaggatgcGAGAAGCACCGGGAACCTCTGAAGATCTTCTGCAAAGATGACGAAGCCTTCATCTGTGTGATCTGCCGCGAGTCCCGGGCGCACCGCGCTCACACGATGCTTCCTGTGCAGGACGCTGTCCAGGAATACAAG GGAGAAATCCAGGCTCGTCTACAAGCCCTGAAGGAAGACCGAGACAAACTCCTGGGATTTCGAGAGGTTGAAATGAGGAGAAACGGGGAGTATTTG GAGAAGACCGAAGCCGAGCGGCAGAGGGTTTTCTCCAAGTTTGAAGCGTTGCGTCTCTTCCTGGAGGACCACGCTTGTCATCTCCTGGCTCAGCTCGGGGGCCTGGAGAGGGACATCGAGaaaatacaggaggaaaacatcACTAGTCTGACCAAGGAGATCTCCTGTCTGGATACCTTGATCCAGGAGATGGAGGAGAAGTGTCAGCAACCAGCAAGCGAATTTCTGCAg GACATCAGAAGCACCTTGAGCAG GTTCGAAAAGGAAAATTTCCAGCAGCCCCCGTTGCTTCTGccagagctggaaaagaaaatcagtcacttcagggagaaaaatattgCTCTAGAGGAGACTCTGAGGACCTTCCAAG ACATCCTGATGTTTGAGCTGCCCGAAAAGA tgAGGGTGACCCTGGATCCATCCACGGCTCACCCCCAGCTCGTCGTGTCAGCGGACGGGAGGAGCGTGAGGTGGGAAGATGCTCGGCAGGACCCACCTCCTGAAGGGTCTGGGACCGATCCCTGCGTGCTGGGATGCGAGGGCATCACCTCGGGGAGGTGTTGCTGGGAGGTGGAGGTGACACCCAAAGGCTCTTGGGCCGTGGGGGTGGCCAGGGCCTCGCTGAAGAGGAGAGAGGAGACCCCCGCGAGCCCTGAGCCAGAGCTCTGGTCTATGGGTCTCTGCGAGGGTCAGTTTTGGGCTCTGACCTCCATCGAGCGCATCCCTCTATACCAGATCCAGGTCCCCAAAAGGGTCCGGGTGGCCCTGGACTACGAGAAGGGTCAGGTGGCATTTTTTGATGCCGATAAGAGAGCCCTGATCTTCACTTTCCCAGCGGCTTCTTTCAAAGGGGACAGTGTCCATCCCTGGTTCCTGGTGTGGAGCGAGGGCTCCCAGCTCACCCTGTGCCCCTGA
- the LOC141972614 gene encoding E3 ubiquitin-protein ligase TRIM39-like has product MAAESFRDEASCSICLGFFQDPVSIHCGHNFCRACITRCWEEAQENFSCPRCKETAPRRNLRPNRELAKIIEIAKRLSLQAAKGGPGGERLCQKHREALKLFCEDDQTPICLVCRESQAHRLHAAVPVEEAAEEHKEKFQAHVKVLKDRREKLLGLKMAEEGKSRDFLERVETERQKVVSEVKELHQLVERQERLLLDRLAKLDREILRRQEETVNKLSEEISSIGEKIHELEEKCQQPASEFLQDSRDILSRLEKDGAQKPTETSPEPEEKPTGPPQKNLVLKEMLMKYQVSLTLDPETAHPRLVLSEDGKRVRWEDTRQPVPDNPKRFDSSRCVLGREGFREGRHYWEVEVGDGEAWAVGVAKESVRRKGRISVNPKVGIWAVGQCGSQCQALTSPTIPISLLAAPKVIGIYLDYEEGRVAFFDSKNEAPIFTYPPTSFAGEKILPLLCLGRGCQFTLSP; this is encoded by the exons ATGGCTGCCGAAAGTTTCCGCGACGAAGCCTCCTGCTCCATCTGCTTGGGCTTCTTCCAAGACCCCGTCTCCATCCACTGCGGCCACAACTTCTGCCGGGCGTGCATCACCCGCTGCTGGGAGGAAGCCCAGGAGAATTTTTCCTGCCCTCGGTGCAAAGAGACGGCCCCGCGGAGAAACCTGAGACCCAACCGGGAGCTGGCAAAAATCATCGAGATAGCCAAGAGGCTGAGCTTGCAGGCGGCCAAAGGAGGGCCAGGAGGGGAGAGGCTGTGCCAGAAACACCGCGAAGCTCTGAAACTTTTCTGCGAGGACGATCAGACTCCCATCTGCTTGGTCTGCAGGGAGTCCCAGGCTCACCGGCTCCACGCCGCGGTCCCCGTCGAGGAGGCTGCGGAGGAGCACAAG GAGAAATTCCAGGCTCACGTGAAGGtcctgaaggacaggagagaaaaacttCTGGGGCTGAAAATGGCCGAGGAAGGGAAAAGCCGGGATTTCCTC GAACGAGTGGAAACGGAGAGGCAGAAGGTTGTGTCTGAAGTCAAGGAGCTGCACCAGCTCGTGGAGAGGCAGGAACGTCTCCTCTTGGACCGGCTGGCAAAGCTGGACCGGGAGATCCTGAGGAGACAGGAGGAGACCGTCAACAAGCTCTCGGAGGAGATTTCCTCCATCGGCGAGAAGATCCACGAGCTGGAGGAGAAGTGTCAGCAGCCAGCGTCTGAATTCCTGCAG GACAGCAGAGACATCTTGAGCAG gctTGAGAAAGATGGTGCCCAGAAGCCAACCGAGACATCGCCTGAGCCGGAAGAAAAACCCACCGGTCCTCCTCAGAAAAATCTTGTCCTCAAAGAGATGCTGATGAAATATCAAG TAAGTTTGACGCTGGATCCAGAGACGGCTCACCCCCGGCTCGTCCTGTCCGAGGATGGCAAGCGCGTGCGATGGGAGGACACTCGCCAGCCCGTGCCCGACAACCCCAAGCGCTTCGACTCGTCCCGCTGCGTCTTGGGCCGCGAGGGTTTCCGCGAGGGGAGGCATTactgggaggtggaggtgggcGATGGGGAAGCCTGGGCCGTTGGCGTGGCCAAGGAGTCGGTGAGGAGGAAGGGACGGATCAGCGTCAACCCCAAGGTGGGGATCTGGGCGGTGGGGCAGTGCGGGAGCCAGTGCCAGGCTCTGACCTCTCCCACCATCCCCATCTCCCTGCTGGCTGCCCCCAAGGTCATTGGGATTTACCTGGACTACGAGGAGGGGCGAGTGGCGTTTTTTGACTCCAAAAACGAGGCCCCGATCTTCACCTACCCCCCGACATCCTTTGCTGGGGAGAAAATCCtccccctgctctgcctggggagggggtgccAGTTCACCctctccccctga